The Pseudomonas multiresinivorans DNA window ACGGAAGACGCGCCATGACCTCCAAGCTGGAACAACTCAAGCAGTACACCACGGTTGTCGCCGATACCGGCGATTTCGACGCCATTGCCCGCCTGAAGCCGGTGGATGCCACCACCAACCCGTCATTGCTGCTGAAGGCTGCCGCCCTGCCCCGCTACACCGAGCACCTGGCCCGCGCCACCGAAGGCGCGCAAGGCGACGCCGGTCTTGCCTGTGATCGCTTCGCCGTTGCCGTGGGCAAGGACATCCTGGGTGTGATTCCGGGGCGCATCTCCACCGAAGTTGACGCCCGCCTGTCCTTCGATACCGAAGCCACCCTGCAACGCGCCCACCGCCTGATCGACCTGTATGACCAGCAAGGCATCGGCCGCGACCGCGTGCTGATCAAGATCGCCTCCACCTGGGAGGGCATCCGCGCTGCCGAACAGCTGGAGCGCGAAGGCATCCAGACCAACCTCACCCTGCTGTTCTCCTTCGCCCAGGCCGCCGCCTGCGCCGACGCCGGCGTGTTCCTGATCTCGCCCTTCGTCGGCCGCATCTACGACTGGTACAAGAAGGCCAACAACCGCGACTACGTCGGCGCGGAAGATCCCGGCGTGCAGTCCGTTTCGCGCATCTATCGCTACTACAAGGCCAACGGCTACGACACCGTGGTGATGGGCGCCAGCTTCCGCAACCTCGGTCAGATCGAGCAACTCGCCGGCTGCGACCGCCTGACCATCAGCCCGGACCTGCTGCAGCAATTGGCCGACGCCCAGGGCGAGCTGCCGCGCGCATTGCAGCCCGGCGGTGGTGAGGCACGCCAGGTTCTGGACGAGAGCACCTACCGCTGGCAGATGAACGAAGACGCCATGGGCACCGAGAAGCTGGCCGAAGGCATCCGCCTGTTCGCCCGTGACCAGGAAAAGCTCGAGGCGCTGCTCGCCAACCGCTGAAAACTGCGGACGAGCAAAAGCAAACCGGCGCCCAGGGCGCCGGTTTGCATTTCAGCTCATCGAATCAGTGGCGCTCGAGCGCGCTCACCAGATCGTGGAAGGCCTCGCGGTTGGTCTCGTTCAGGCCCATCAGGATACGGTGGGCCTCGAGTACCTTGCCGCGCACCACCTCCTCGGACTGGTCCTGGGGAGGCAGATCGGTCAGGCAATCCGAGCACGGAATCGGGCGATCAACGATGTTGAACACCTGATCGAAGCCCATCGACTGCAGCAACCGGGTGATGTCCGCGTTGGTGGTGACCAGCGTGGGCAACAGTCCGACCTTCTGCCGCGAGAGAATCGACAACTTCGCCAGGAGGCCCAACGTGGTGCTGTCGATACTCTGGGTTTCCGTGAGATCGATGATGATCGCCGAGAAATTCAACGCGGCGAAGATTTTTTCAATGGTGGCATCCAGCGCCGAACACAGGGTCAGTCGGACTTCGCCCACAAACTTCAGGACGAATGAGCCATCCTGCTCGGCGAACTGGATTTTACCGGTACTCATGCAAGGTTCCTGCTCAACACCAGCAAGGCAATATCATCCGGCATCTCGGACAACTTGGCCAGTCCGAAGACTTGACGCAAGCCATCCAGGGTTCCGCCGGCGGCGACGACCTGCTCAGGCAGGGCCGTCTCCTTTTCTTTCAGCGTAGCTCCCGGAAGGACATCGAGAATGCCGTCCGAGAACAGGGAAAGGCTGAAGGATTTGGGAAGATCAAGGACATGATCCTCGTAAGTCGCTTCGTCGAACAGCCCTACCGGCAGGCCGCGGCCTTCCAGGTAACGGGCTTCACCGTCGACATAGAGTACTGGCAGCGGCAGGTGCCCGCCGATGCTGTAGGTCAGGCGGTCGGTATCCAGGTCGATCACGCCGCCGAGCATGGTCACGTGCTTGCCCAGGTTGCAGTTGATCAGCCCGCGGTTGATATGGCCGAGAACGTCCGACGGCTTGAATTCCGGCAGCATGTCGTTGCGCTTGGACTCGTACAGCAGCCGCGTGGTCATGAACTTCAGCAGCACGGTGACAAAGGCGGACGAAGCGCCGTGACCCGAAACGTCGGCGAGATAGAAGCCGATGCGGCGGGCGTCGACACGGAAGTAATCGACAAAGTCACCCGACAGGTAAAGCGACGGGATGATCTGGTGGGAAAACGCCAGGCCTTCGGACTCCCACGGAGTCTCCGGCAGCATGTTCATCTGCACCTGGCGACCGGCGTTCTGGTCTTCCTGGAGCAGGTTCAGGCTGGCCTGCAGTTCGCGGTTGGCGGTTTCCAGCTTTTCGCGATAGCGGCGGTTTTCCGAGCGCAGGAAGGCCCGATCCAGGGCACGGCGCACCGAGTGTTCCAGGACGGCAAGGTCTTCCAGCGGCTTGATCAGGTAGTCGGCGGCGCCCAGGCGCAGGGCCTCGACGGCATCGCTCATCACACCGGCACCGGACAGCACGATCACCGGGGTTTCCACCGCCATCTCGCTGACGCGACGGATCAGCTCAAGGCCGTCCATCTGCGGCATGCGCAGATCGCAGATCACCAGGTCAGGGAGTTGGTGTTCGAAGACCTTCAGGCCTTCCAGGCCGTTGGTGGCCTGTGTGACCTTGAATCCGCTGTCTTCCAGGTAGGCGGCGAGGCTTTCGCGGACGACGTCGTCGTCATCGATAATCAGCAGCGAGGCACTGGCTTTGTGCATGGGTCATCCAGGCAAACGGCGCCGGGGTTGTGGTTTGGCGCTCATTCTAGGGAACAGCGGCGCGGGTCGGTCGCGACAAGGCGCAGACAGTACTCCCATCCGCTCAAGGGTTCAAGCATGCGCAGCCCGCGCCACGAACGGCGCGGGCTGGAGGACAGGAACGGTCTGCGGGCAGGTGGATCAGAAGTCGTCTTCGACCTCGCCGTCCTTGACCTTGAACTCGCGGTTCTGCAGGTAGGCGTTGCGGATGAAGGTGTATTTGTCGCCGCTGATCAGCTTCTCGGACTTGAGCAGGTCGGCGCGGGTATCGACCACGTTGACACCGCGCAGGCTGTTACGCACCGATACATTGTCGATGTAGGGATACGGGCCGGTATAGGCATCCGGGATCAGCGAGGGCGCATCGCGCAGGGTGCTCGGGCCCAGCAGCGGCAGCATCACGTAAGGGCCGCTGCCCACGCCGTAATGGCCGAGGGTCTGGCCGAAGTCTTCGTCGTTGCGGCGCAGGCCCATGTGGGTCGCGACGTCGATGAAGCCGGCCAGGCCGAAGGTGGTGTTGAACAGCAGGCGGCTGGTGTCGACGCCGGCATCGCGGAACTTCAGCTGCAGCAGGTCGTTGACCAGGTTGCGCACGTCACCGATGTTGCCGAAGAAGTTGTGCACGCCGTCCTGCACGACGTTCGGCGTGACGTACTGGTAGCCCTGGGCCAACGGCTTGAGGGCGTAGGTGTCCAGAGTGTCGTTGAAGGTGAAGATCGGGCGGTTGACGCTTTCCCACGGGTCGTCTTCGCTGGCGGCCTGTGCCAGGAACGGGATCGTGGCCAGGCCGGCGGCGGCGAGCAGGCTGAAGCAGCGTTTCGTCCATTGGACGCCTAGTGGGCGCATCGGGAATTCTCCAGTGAATGTCTTTCGGGCCAGCCATGGCGGCCCCGCTATGCGGGCAGATTATATAGAGGCCGAACGGTTTTGCAGACCCGAACCGATCTCACAGGATTTCGATTCGTGGCCGCGCACTACCGTTTCGCTTGCTTCCAGCCGAAAGCATAGTGCCACTTCAGTCCGGATACCGTGCGTCGATGACAATTTCCAGCGCATCGGAGCGCCAGAACTCCTGGTCCCACTCCACCAGCCGGCCGCCGTCGACAAAGCTTGCGCGCTCCACATGCAGGCCCGGCGCGCCCGGCGTCAGTTGCAGCGGTGTCGCCCGCGCAGCCACCAGCGCCGTGGAATGCATGGCCAGCTCGGAACGCGACAGGCTCAGGCCCAGCTCCTCGCGCAGTACGCGGGTGAGCGAGGTGTCCAGCCCGTGATCGAGCAGCCCCGGGCACCAACTGGCGTCCAGGGTGATTTCCTCCAGCATTACCGGGCGTTCATCGACCCAGCGTCGGCGCAGGATATGGAACACCTCGGCCGCTTCATCCAGCCCCATGCGTCGAGCGATAGCGGGCCCGGCGGTACGGCGTTCAGCGGCGAGCACTTCGGTACGCGGCACCCGCCCCTGGGCCTGGACGTAATCCATGAAGCCCGTGGTGCGGGTCGGGTTGTAGCGGATGCGCGGCGGCGAGACGAACCAACCGCGACGATTCTCGCGGTAGAGCACGCCTTCTGTTTCCAGCTGTTGCAGCGCCTCGCGCAGGGTTACTCGCGTGCAGCCGAAGCGTTCGGCCAGCTCGCGCTCGGCGGGCAGGCGCGCGGCCAGGGTGGCGTTGGCGATGTCCTGCGCCAACTGCTCGCGAATGCGCAGGTAATGGGGCATGGGTTCGACCGGCATGGGTGTCTTCCGCAAAAAGGCGCGGCGATTATAACGGCACGCAGCGGGACTTCATCGGACCGTCACAATGGGCCGCTAGTCTGGCCTAGACCAATTATCAGAAAAGCCCACCATGCCTGCGACTGCCGACCTTCCGCGCTTCACGACCCTGCTGTTCGGACTGTCCGGTGATCTGGTGGACTTCGGCGCAAGGACGCTGCCGGTTGCCCTGCAACGTATTTGCCCCGATTGTCCGCCGGAGCGCCTGACCTCCGCCCTCGCCCTGCCACCACAGCAGGCCCTGGATCTGGCCCTGGGCCACGATGCCGACGCCCCGGAGCGCGACCTGTTCCAGTCGGCCCTGGATGAAGCCGCCCAGGCCCACGCCGAGGCGACGCCTGGCGCACTGGATGCCCTGCAGTCGCTGCACCGCAACGGCGTTCCCTGCGCCTGGCTGGATGAGCTGCCCAACGCCACGACGCTGCACCTCGCCGCCGCGCTGGATGATCAGCTCGCCACCGGCCTGGACATTGCCGGCCGCCAGTGGCCGGCGCCGGATTCCTGCTGGCAGGCACTGATGCAGCTTGGCACTCCATTGCTGGACGGCTGCGTGCTGGTCAGCGGCCAGCCGCGCCTGCTCCAGGCAGGCCTGAACGCCGGCCTGTGGACCATCGGCCTGGCCGCCAGCGGCCCCCTGTGCGGCCACGCACCAGGAGACTGGGACGCCCTGGGCAATCTCGACCGCGACCGCCTGCGCGCCCAGGCCACACTCGGCCTGTACCGCCTCGGCGTGCACTCGGTCATCGATCATCTGGGCGAGCTGGATTCCTGCCTGCAGGACATCGCAGGCCGCCGTCTGAAAGGAGAAAAACCATGAAGCACGAGCGCCACCGCTTCCTCGACGAGCTGGCCGAGCGTTTTGCCAGCCACGGCGCCGAGCCTTACGGCGAAGCCGTCAGCCAGGCCGAGCACGCGCTGCAGTGCGCCACGCTGGCCGAGCGCGCCGGTTGTTCCGACAGCCTGGTGATCGCCGCCCTGCTCCACGACATCGGCCACCTCTACGAGAACCCGGAGCTGATCGATGAACAGGACCTGCGCCACGAGGAGTTCGGCGCCAGCCTGCTGCGCGAGCTGCTGCCCGAATCCGTCTGGCAGCCGATCCGCCTGCACGTGGCCGCCAAGCGCTACCTCTGCGCGGTGGACCCGGCGTACCACGCCGGCCTGTCCTGGGCCTCGCGGCAGAGCCTGGCGCTGCAGGGCGGGCCGTTCGATGAACGCGGCTCCAGCGCCTTCCTCAACGCGCCCTTCTCCCAGGACGCGCTGACGCTGCGCCGCCTGGACGACCTGGGCAAGGACCCAGCCATGCGCACGCCCGAGCTGGAGCACTTCTTCCCACTGCTCGAGCGGCTCCTGCGCGTTGATCGGCATCAGGCAAGGGTGCGCGCGGCGAGTTAAGCTCAAAGGCATGGCGATGGACCTTTTCCCCGTCGGGCGAGGTCCATCTTTGGGTACGTACCGCAGAAGGACACCACCATGCCGACACAACGCCTCCAGGAAGAACTCCAGGCCCTGCGCGACCAGCTGGAGCGCCAGCCGCCGCTGAACGCGGAAGAGCGCGAATCGCTGCAAGCCCTGATCAAGGACATCGAATTGCAGCTGGCCAACGAAGAGGCGCTGGCCGACGAGACCCTGATGGATAACGTCAACCTGGCCGTCGAGCGCTTCGAGGCAAGCCATCCGACCTTGGCCGGCACGCTTCGCTCCATCGTGCAGAGCCTGGCGAACATGGGCATCTGAAGCTCCCAGACATGAAAAACCCGGCCAAGGCCGGGTTTTTTGTATCCGCGATTGACAGGCGCGCCAGCAACTACTGACGCACCAGCCGGCGATTGTCCGGCTGCACGGCTTCGCTGCTGCGGTAGGGGTTGATGTCCAGCCCACCACGGCGCACGTAGCGCGCGTAGACAGTCAGGCGGGTCGGTTGCAGCAGGCGTTGCAGGTCGAGGTAGATGCGTTCGACGCATTGCTCGTGGAAGTCCTGGTGCTGGCGGAAAGAAACCACGTAGGCCAGCAGGCTGGCAGGATCCAGCGCCGGGCCGGCGTACTCGATCACCAGGGTGCCCCAGTCCGGCTGGCCGGTGACCGGGCAGTTGGATTTGAGCAGGTGGCTGTAGAGCACTTCGTCGACGCGGCGGGTGTCGTCGCAACGCAGCAGTTCCGGGCGCGGGTGGTCGTAGCTTTCCACCGCGACATCCAGATCGTCGACACAGGTGCCCTGGATGACTGCCACGCCCTCGCCCGCCACTTCGTCCAAGCCGCGAACACGGACGCCCACCGGCGCGCCAGCGGCGGCGGACAGGTCACGCTCCATCACCGCGCGCACGGCTTCAGCGTTGTCGAAGGCGGTCTGGTTCAGCGAGTTGAGGTAGAGCTTGAAGGACTTGGACTCGATGATGTTCGGCGACTGCGCCGGGATCGAGAACTCGCCGATGGCCACCACCGGCTTGCCCGATGCGGTCAGCCAGGACAGTTCGTAGCAATTCCACAGGTCCACGCCCTGGTACGGCAGGGTGTCCGCGGTCAGGCCCAGCTCCGCCCACTTGGTGGTGCGGGAGATCGGGAAGAGCAGCTCCGGCGCGTAGGTGGAGACGTATTCGCTGGATTTGCCCAGGGGCGAGTGTTCGGCGGGATGCTGCATGGGGAGGTCCTGCTGGATCGGCGATGCGGGTAGTGACGCGAGGCGGCGAGTGTATACAAATCCGCCGCCCCTTTCAGCAGCCGGCGGACGAGCTGGGGACGCGCGCCCCTGTAGGAGCGAGCTTGCTCGCGAACCGTCATGGCGACAACGCCGCCGGGAAATCCGTTCGCGAGCAAGAAATGGGCGTCCCCCTCGGTCCTACAAAGAGCAGTCAGAACCACATCCGCACGCCCGCCACCCAGTAGCCCTCTTCGTCGTCCTCTCCTTCCGCCCGAGCAATGTCGCCACTGCGGCCGTAGGTCTTGTTCCAGACGTAGCCGAAGTAAGGCGCGAACTCCCGGCGCACTTCGTAGCGCAGGCGCAAGCCCACCTCAAGCTCGCTGCCGCCCGCGCCAACGCCGGTGTCACGGTCATCGGCCAAGGCCAGGTTGTACTCCAGCGCGGGCTCAAGAATCAGCCGCTGAGTCAGCAGCAGCTCGTACTCGGTTTCCAGGCGCAACGACGGGTCGCCACGCTCGCTGAGGAACAGGTTGGCGTCCACCTCGAACCACTGCGGCGCCAGCCCCTGGAGGCCGAGAACGGCATAGGTGCGCGACGGCCCCGGTTGATCGTCATGGCGCACGCCCACCTGCCAGTCCCAGAAGTCCGCTACCAGGCGCTGGTAAAGCAGCTGCACTTCGTTGTCGGTGGTCGGGCCGCCGGCGTCGCGCTCGCCCTCCAGCTTCAGGCGCAGCTTCTGGTAGTCGGTGCCGTACCAGCCCTGGGCTTCCCAGCCCAGCGCCTGGTCGTTGCCGTGAAAGCGGCTTTCCAGGCGCTGGATCAGCAGCGAGCCCATGGGCATGTCGTCCATCTCGGCGCTTTCTGCGGGCAAGGCCAGACCCAGGGTCGCCGCGCAGGCCACCGTTGCAATGCGTTTCATGGCGGTTCCTCAGAGGCTGGCGCTGGCGGGGGCCGGCTCGACTATGACCTTGCGCATCATGCCGGCGGCCATGTGGTAGATCAGGTGGCAGTGAAAGGCCCATTCGCCCAGCGCGTCGGCAGGCACGTCGACATCCAGGGTGCTGCCGGGCGCCACGCTGACCACGTGCTTGAGCGGGTTGAAGCGGCCGTTGCCCTTGTCCAGCTGCATCCACATGCCGTGCAGGTGCATGGGGTGGGTCATCATGGTGTCGTTGACGAAGCGGATGCGCACGCGCTCGCCGTAGGTCAGGCGGATCGGCTCGGCCTCGGAGTACTTCTTGCCGTCGATGGACCAGAAGTAGCGCTCCATGTTGCCGGTCAGGCGAAACTCGATGGTGCGATCCGGCGCACGGTAGTCGGCGTAGGGACGCATGGCTTTCAGGTCCGCGTAGACCAGCAGGCGGTTGCCCGGTTCGGCCGGTTGCGGCGTCAGGCCGCTGCCGGGGGCGTAGTCGGACTTCGGCGCGGCGGCGCCCATGGTCGAATGATCCATCCCAGCCATCTGCGAATGATCCATGCCGGCCATCTTGGAGTGATCCATGCCGGCCATGTCCGAACCTTCCGGCTGAGCCATCGCCATGCTGCTGTGGTCCATGCCCTCGTGGTTCATGCCCATATCGGCCATGGTCAGCAGCGGCCGCTCGCGCAGCGCCGGCACCTCGGCCTGCAACCCGGCGCGCGGCGTCAGGGTGGCACGGGCGTATCCGCTGCGGTCCATGGCTTCGGCGAAGAAGGTGTAGGCGCGGTCTTCCTGCGGCTGGACTATCACGTCGTAGGTCTCGGCCACGGCGATGCGCAGCTCATCCACCGTCACCGGCTGAACGTCATTGCCATCGGCTTGCACCACGGTCATCTTCAGGCCGGGGATGCGCAGGTCGAAGTAGCTCATGCCCGAGCCGTTGATGATGCGCAGGCGCACGCGTTCACCGGGCTTGAACAGGCCGGTCCAGTTCTGCGTGGCGTCCTGGCCGTTGACCAGGAAGCGGAAGCCGGCGATGTCGGCGATGTCCGTCGGCGTCATGCGCATGCCGCCCCAGTCCAGGCGGTCGCGCAGGGTCGCCATAAAACCATTGGCGCTGGAGTCGGCGATGAAGTCCCCCAGGGTGCGCTGGTTGTGGTTGTAGTAGTCGCTCTGCTTCTTCAGGTTGGCGAACACGGTTTCCGGCTTCGTGTCGTGCCAGTCCGCCAGCAACAGGGTGTACTCGCGGTCGTAGCGGTACGGTTCGCGCGCCTTCGGTTCGATCACCAGCGGGCCATAGAGGCCCTCGATTTCCTGGAAGTCGCTGTGGGCGTGGTACCAGTAGGTGCCGGACTGCTTCACGGTGAAACGGTAGGTGAAGGTCTCGCCGGGCCTGATGCCGGGGAAGCTGATGCCCGGCACGCCATCCTGGGTGTAGGGCAGGATCAGCCCGTGCCAGTGCAGCGAGGTGTCGCGGTTGAGGGTGTTGGTGACGCGCAATTCGACGTCCTCGCCCTCCTTGAAACGCAACTCCGGCGCGGGCGTCCGGCCGTTCACCGTGAGCGCCTTGCGCGCGCCATCGGACAGCTTCAACTCGCCCTCGCCAATCGTCAGGTCGTACACGCCCGCCTGCACCGCCCACGGTGCCAGCAGCAGCGCCCCCAGAGCCCAATCCCTTGCGCGAATCATCTTGGCGCTCCCGGTTCAGGGCTTGACGGTCAGTTTGCCGACCATGCCGGCCTGGTAGTGCCCCGGAATATTGCAGGCGAACTCCAGGCTGGCGGCCTTGCTGAAGGTCCAGGTCAGCTCGGCGGTCTTGCCCGGCTCCACCAGCACGCTGTTGGGATCGTCGTGCTTCATCATCTGGCCGTGGCCCATTTTCGAATGATCCATCTGGCTCATGTCGTGCTGCATGCCGGTGGGCGTGAGCATCCCGGCGTCCATCATCTGCTGCATTTCCTTCTGGTGGCCGGCGTGCATCGCGGCGCTGCCCAGGTTGAATTCGTGCAGCAGGCTGCCCGTATTGTGGATGACGAAGCGCACGGTCTCGCCCGGCTTCACGTCGATGTTCTCCGGTTCGAAGAACATCTCGCCCAGCTTGATCTCCACGGTACGGGTGGCCTGGGCGGCCTTGGCCGGCTTGCCGAAGTCGTAGGCGTGCCCGGCGTCGGCCAGGGCAGGCAGGCTGATGGCGGCGGCGAGGCCGAGGACGGAGGCACGGAACAGGTTGAGCGGGGACATGGCGTTTCCTCGATGGATTCGATTGCTTGCGGCCATGGTCGCCATCCGCGCCTGAGACTTGCCTGTCGGGAAGATTACAAATGTGTCAGCTTGGCGCTGATCGGCGGCTGTCGCGGTATAAAGCGGCCAGCCACACTGACTGAAATCGGCGCGCGCGCCAGGACGGAAGCCCCGACCATGAAACTCCTGATCGTCGAAGATGAACCCCGCATCGGCCAGTACCTGCAGCAGGGCCTGAGCGAGGCCGGCTTCGCCGTCGACCTGACCGCCGACGGCGACGAAGGCCTGCAACTGGCCCTGGCCGCAGAGCACGACCTGCTGATCCTCGACGTGATGCTGCCCGGCCGCGACGGCTGGCAGATCCTCCAGGCGGTGCGCCAGGCCGGCAGCACCGTGCCGGTGCTGTTCCTCACCGCCCGCGACGCCGTGGAAGACCGCGTGCGCGGCCTGGAACTGGGGGCCGACGATTACCTGGTGAAACCCTTCGCCTTCGTCGAACTGCTCGCCCGCGTCCGCACCCTGCTGCGCCGCGGCGGCCAGCAGATCCAGGAAACCACCCTGCAACTGGCCGACCTCGAACTCGATCTGCTGCGCCGCCGCGTACAGCGCGCCGGCAAGCGCATCGACCTGACCGCCAAGGAGTTCGCCCTGCTGGAGTTGCTGCTGCGCCGCAGCGGCGAGGTGCTGCCCAAGTCGCTGATCGCCTCCCAGGTGTGGGACATGAACTTCGACAGCGACACCAACGTCATCGAAGTCGCCATCCGCCGCCTGCGCGCCAAGGTCGACGATGACTTCCCGCAACGCCTGATCCACACCGTGCGCGGCATGGGTTACGTACTGGAAGAGCGCGAGGCATGAGCGCCCGCCTCTCCCTCGGCCTGCGTCTGAGCCTGCTGTTCGCCGCCTGCACTGCCGCCGTGTCGCTGCTGGCAGGCATCGTTTTCAGCCGCGCCAGCGAGGCGCACTTCATCGAGCTGGACCAGCAGTTGCTGAGCGGCAAGCTGGCGATCTTCCGCGATGTATTGAAGGGCGTCGGCAACGCCGACGAACTGGCGCCACACTTCGCCGAGCTGCGCCGCGAACTGGAGCGCCACCCCGACCTCGGCCTGCGCCTGCAAGGCCCTGACGGGCAACGCTGGTTCTGGCAACTGCCGACTATGAACATGGCCAGCGGCGAGCCGCCTGCCTACCGCGAACTGCAAGCCCCATTGAAAACCGGCCGAACCGATGGCCCGCAGCTCACCCTGATCCTCGACATCACCCACCACCAGCATTTCCTGCAACGCATGCAGCGCCTGATCTGGATGACCATGGGCTTCTCCGCCCTGGCCACCGCGCTGCTTGGCGCCTGGGCCGCCCGCGCCAGCCTGCGCCCCTTGCGGCGCATGAGCGAAGTGGCGGCGCAGGTCAGCGCGCACTCGCTGACGACCCGCCTCGACGCCGGGCAGATGCCCCAGGAGCTGCGCGGCCTGGCCGGCGAACTGAACGCGATGCTGGCGCGTCTGGAAGAAGCCTTCCAGCGCCTGTCGGCCTTCTCCGCCGACATCGCCCACGAGCTGCGCACGCCCCTGACCGGGCTGCTGACCCAGACCCAGGTGGTGCTCTCGCGCTCGCGCGGCCTGGAGGATTACCGCGAGGCGCTGCACGGCAACCTGGAAGAGCTGGAACGGCTCACCGCGATGGTCAATGACATGCTGTTCCTGGCCAAGGCCGACCACGGCCTGCTCGCACCGAACCGCCAGGCTCTGGCCCTGGCCGGCGAGGTGGACGAACTGCTGGAGTTCTACGGGCCGCTGGCCGAGGAAAAGTCCATTCGCCTGGAGCGCGACGGCGAGCTGTCGGTACAGGGCGACCGCGCCCTGCTGCGCCGCGTGTTGGCCAACCTGCTGGACAATGCGCTGCGCTTCACCCCGCAAGGCGGCGACATCCATGTCCTACTGGAGCCGG harbors:
- a CDS encoding cupredoxin domain-containing protein, translated to MSPLNLFRASVLGLAAAISLPALADAGHAYDFGKPAKAAQATRTVEIKLGEMFFEPENIDVKPGETVRFVIHNTGSLLHEFNLGSAAMHAGHQKEMQQMMDAGMLTPTGMQHDMSQMDHSKMGHGQMMKHDDPNSVLVEPGKTAELTWTFSKAASLEFACNIPGHYQAGMVGKLTVKP
- a CDS encoding heavy metal response regulator transcription factor, with translation MKLLIVEDEPRIGQYLQQGLSEAGFAVDLTADGDEGLQLALAAEHDLLILDVMLPGRDGWQILQAVRQAGSTVPVLFLTARDAVEDRVRGLELGADDYLVKPFAFVELLARVRTLLRRGGQQIQETTLQLADLELDLLRRRVQRAGKRIDLTAKEFALLELLLRRSGEVLPKSLIASQVWDMNFDSDTNVIEVAIRRLRAKVDDDFPQRLIHTVRGMGYVLEEREA
- a CDS encoding heavy metal sensor histidine kinase, with product MSARLSLGLRLSLLFAACTAAVSLLAGIVFSRASEAHFIELDQQLLSGKLAIFRDVLKGVGNADELAPHFAELRRELERHPDLGLRLQGPDGQRWFWQLPTMNMASGEPPAYRELQAPLKTGRTDGPQLTLILDITHHQHFLQRMQRLIWMTMGFSALATALLGAWAARASLRPLRRMSEVAAQVSAHSLTTRLDAGQMPQELRGLAGELNAMLARLEEAFQRLSAFSADIAHELRTPLTGLLTQTQVVLSRSRGLEDYREALHGNLEELERLTAMVNDMLFLAKADHGLLAPNRQALALAGEVDELLEFYGPLAEEKSIRLERDGELSVQGDRALLRRVLANLLDNALRFTPQGGDIHVLLEPGRLAVENPGREIPVERLPRLFDRFYRADPARREGQGEHAGLGLAICRSIVRAHGGEIRCESAGGWTRFVIEFPNL